The Saprospiraceae bacterium genome includes the window TTCAACAATACCATCTTCGTTGGCGGTGGGCTTTCCGCTACCAATTGATTTTGGTTACATAACTGGAAAAGTGTCCGCGAACCATAAAAGAATGAAAGAAGAACCTAAAATTTTATCCACGGCTATAGCGTTGCCCGCATTTTCTCGTTCAACGGAGGATATCCTACCTTTTGTTGATGCCTGGTTAAGTGACCAACCAGAACGATTCCGAAAAAAGGTAAATCGCATTTTCCGGTATGCTAAGGTTGATCGTCGATACTCCGTGATGGATATCGAGGATGTTTTCAAAACCACTTCCTTTGCCGAAAAGAATAATTTTTTCCTGGAAAAATCCATCGACTTAGCAGAAGAGGCCTTGGTGAAAGCGCTGGCCAAAGCGGGCCTCGAACCCCAAGACCTGGACATCATCATCACGGTCTGCTGCACAGCCTTCATGATCCCCTCTGTAGATGCCTATTTGATTAACCGCTTGCGGATGAAGCAGGATATCATTCGCCTACCCGTAACGGAGATGGGTTGTGCGGCAGGACTTTCTGGCCTTATTTATGCACAAAATCTACTAAGAGCTAATCCAGGTAAAAAAGCAGCAGTCATTGCAGTAGAATCGCCTACCAGCAATTTTCAATTAAATGATTATTCGATGACGAATATGGTATGTGCCGCCATATTTGGAGATGGGGCCGCGGCCGCCATTTTGGGCTTTGACGAAAAGCCTGGCCCACGGATCATTGCCAGTGAGATGTATCATTTCTATGATGAAATACGGATGATGGGGTATGATGTAAAAAACACGGGGTTTCATATGGTGTTGGACCCTGAAGTTCCTGCTAAAATTGAGCAACATTTTCACTCCATTTTATTTTCATTTTTAGAAAAAAACCATTTATCCATAGCAGATATTGA containing:
- a CDS encoding type III polyketide synthase, whose amino-acid sequence is MKEEPKILSTAIALPAFSRSTEDILPFVDAWLSDQPERFRKKVNRIFRYAKVDRRYSVMDIEDVFKTTSFAEKNNFFLEKSIDLAEEALVKALAKAGLEPQDLDIIITVCCTAFMIPSVDAYLINRLRMKQDIIRLPVTEMGCAAGLSGLIYAQNLLRANPGKKAAVIAVESPTSNFQLNDYSMTNMVCAAIFGDGAAAAILGFDEKPGPRIIASEMYHFYDEIRMMGYDVKNTGFHMVLDPEVPAKIEQHFHSILFSFLEKNHLSIADIDHFIFHPGGKKIVEIVEQLLFDLGKNIDETKSVLSEYGNMSSATVLYVLDRYLQQAIPLNDLGIMLSFGPGFSAQRLLLRWEA